The Lacipirellula parvula genome window below encodes:
- a CDS encoding Hsp70 family protein — translation MTAKYVVGIDLGTTNCVLAYVALETKSPQVELLEVPQLVAASTVESRPSLPSFLYLAPEHEAASGALVVPWQSAMPFAVGEYARRRGAETPDRTVVAAKSWLCHSGVDRRQPLLPDHAPPEVAKISPVAASRRYLEHLVAAWNAQFPDAPLAQQTVVLTVPASFDAAARELTREAALAAGLPDSLVLLEEPQAAVYSWLAARGDAWRKDLSKGDRLLVCDVGGGTTDLTLIDVAEADGELELRRLAVGDHLLMGGDNMDLTLAHRVAELFAEQGVKLDAWQSVSLWHSCRDAKESLLAADAPESHRISVLGRGSKLIGGTVSVEVPRSLAVDLLVGGFFPQCALTDRPQRRRASGFQEIGLPYQADVAITRHLAAFLTAHAGEGDQSAAPTHVLFNGGVFKADAFRALMLERLGEWAGADRTVRELPGPRDLDFAVARGAAFYGWVKQQGGMRIRSGAARSYYVGIETAGLAIPGAPRPLRALCVVPFGMEEGTAIDVPSNEFGLVLGEPAHFRFFSSAVRPQDAPGQLLPAIDEEQLAETDSLETVLEAGSDDAETYVPVKFQSRITELGVFELWCVSTASDRRWKLEFSIRDDAHDGAAS, via the coding sequence ATGACCGCCAAGTATGTTGTGGGCATCGACCTGGGCACCACGAATTGCGTGTTGGCCTATGTCGCGCTCGAGACGAAGTCGCCGCAGGTGGAGCTGTTGGAGGTTCCGCAGCTGGTCGCCGCGAGCACCGTCGAAAGCCGCCCCTCGCTACCCTCCTTCCTCTATCTAGCGCCCGAGCATGAAGCGGCGTCTGGCGCGCTGGTCGTTCCGTGGCAGTCGGCCATGCCGTTCGCCGTGGGCGAGTACGCGCGGCGTCGCGGCGCCGAGACGCCCGATCGCACGGTCGTCGCCGCGAAGAGCTGGCTCTGCCACAGCGGCGTTGATCGCCGGCAACCGTTGCTGCCCGACCACGCGCCGCCCGAGGTAGCGAAGATCTCGCCGGTTGCCGCATCGCGGCGTTACCTCGAGCATCTCGTTGCGGCGTGGAACGCGCAGTTCCCTGATGCGCCGCTAGCGCAGCAGACCGTCGTGCTCACTGTGCCGGCGTCGTTCGACGCTGCCGCTCGCGAGCTGACTCGCGAGGCGGCGTTGGCGGCGGGCTTGCCCGATTCGCTTGTCCTGCTGGAAGAGCCGCAAGCGGCGGTCTATTCGTGGCTTGCTGCGCGCGGCGACGCTTGGCGGAAAGATTTGTCGAAGGGCGACCGCCTGCTGGTGTGCGACGTGGGGGGCGGCACGACCGATCTTACGCTGATCGACGTCGCCGAAGCGGACGGCGAGTTGGAGTTGCGCCGACTGGCGGTGGGCGACCATCTGCTGATGGGCGGCGACAACATGGACCTCACGCTGGCCCACCGCGTTGCGGAGCTGTTCGCCGAGCAAGGCGTCAAGCTCGATGCTTGGCAGTCGGTGTCGCTGTGGCATTCGTGCCGCGATGCGAAGGAGAGTTTGCTCGCCGCCGATGCGCCGGAATCACATCGCATCTCGGTGCTGGGCCGCGGCAGCAAGCTGATCGGTGGCACGGTGTCGGTCGAGGTGCCGCGCAGCCTCGCCGTCGATCTGCTGGTTGGCGGCTTCTTCCCGCAGTGTGCGCTCACCGATCGCCCGCAGCGGCGGCGGGCTTCGGGGTTTCAAGAAATCGGCCTGCCCTACCAGGCCGACGTGGCGATCACGCGGCATCTGGCGGCGTTCCTCACCGCGCACGCCGGCGAAGGGGATCAATCTGCTGCGCCAACGCACGTGTTGTTCAACGGCGGCGTGTTCAAAGCCGACGCTTTCCGCGCATTGATGCTCGAACGACTCGGCGAGTGGGCCGGCGCCGACCGAACGGTGCGCGAGCTGCCCGGCCCGCGCGACTTGGACTTCGCCGTCGCGCGCGGCGCCGCGTTCTACGGATGGGTCAAGCAGCAAGGGGGCATGCGGATTCGCAGCGGCGCCGCACGCTCGTACTACGTCGGCATCGAAACGGCGGGCTTGGCGATTCCTGGCGCCCCGCGGCCGTTGCGGGCGCTGTGCGTGGTGCCGTTCGGCATGGAAGAAGGCACGGCGATCGACGTTCCTTCGAACGAATTTGGCTTGGTGCTCGGCGAACCGGCGCACTTTCGCTTTTTTAGCTCGGCGGTTCGTCCGCAAGATGCGCCTGGCCAGTTGCTGCCTGCGATCGACGAAGAGCAACTGGCGGAAACCGATTCGCTGGAAACCGTGCTCGAAGCCGGCAGCGACGACGCCGAAACCTACGTCCCCGTAAAGTTTCAATCGCGGATCACGGAGCTGGGCGTCTTCGAGCTGTGGTGCGTGAGCACCGCGTCCGATCGACGCTGGAAGCTGGAGTTCAGCATTCGCGATGATGCGCATGATGGGGCCGCGTCTTGA
- a CDS encoding hsp70 family protein, whose translation MSERPLPNADGEAPSRFVVGIDLGTTNSAVAYVDTQQEPWQVATLPILQVVAPFQAEQRETLPSFHYQTTSAEANAGAVRLPWSAEAPSHAVGVFARDEGTGNPGRLVASAKSWLSHTGVDRTADLLPWHGDADVERLSPVEASSRYLRHLHENWNAAFPNHPLAEQDVVVTLPASFDEVARQLTIEAAKRAGLPRIILIEEPQAAFYAWVYRNAVDWQQQITSGQKILVCDVGGGTSDFTLIRVSANETTGHAVFNRIAVGEHLILGGDNLDLALARYVEQKLAGDDKLPAHQWEVLVRTARRVKETLLGENPPETITINLPAAGAKLIGGGLQTAVTRAEVESLLLDGFLPRVNLTDKPARKQSGFQDFGLPYATDPAITRYLAAFLSAHRFTGDETLGSDRPAGQGADPARPDVVLLNGGLFASPVLQQRLLEVVASWFSSPEQSWRPAVLESPRLDLAVAHGAAYYGMVRRGEGVSIAATLARSYYIGVASDKPTAVCLAPGNAVAGQEFEIEGLDLQVTLAEPVEFPLYVSSSRLVDPPGAIIEVNREELTPLPPIRTVLKSGRQKDQQQAKVRLRAQLSEIGVLELSCREVDANRSWRLQFDIRSTTQTDLAAHDTAGEREGFVDEPTLAACRERIAGVFAESGGTPPRELMPELVRALELDKHEWPTSALRRLWEMLMEFQAGRQRSPAHEARWLNLVGYSLRPGYGFAVDDWRVAQTWRAVNGKIAFPASHAETLILWRRIAGGLSRGQQLGLAEPLIASVRALRRRFDGGAALAGTTALDPAATLEIWRLLGSLELLPINLKLELGDHIVHLLPKRKLENARPTMIWALGRLGQRVPLSGPLNTVVPVQQAAKWLDAILARPETDLLSNAAVMQLARRTDDRHRDVDAARRARIVEWLEFRDAAEHLIELVRTGGALDEGERGVVYGESMPIGLRIHE comes from the coding sequence TTGAGCGAACGCCCTTTGCCAAACGCCGACGGCGAGGCGCCTAGCCGGTTTGTCGTCGGCATCGACCTCGGCACGACCAACTCCGCGGTGGCGTACGTCGATACGCAGCAGGAGCCTTGGCAAGTCGCCACGCTGCCAATTCTGCAAGTCGTGGCGCCGTTTCAGGCGGAGCAGCGCGAGACGCTGCCGTCGTTTCACTACCAAACTACCTCAGCGGAAGCGAACGCCGGCGCCGTGCGTTTGCCGTGGAGCGCGGAGGCGCCGTCGCATGCGGTGGGAGTCTTTGCACGTGACGAAGGGACCGGCAATCCGGGGCGGTTGGTTGCTTCGGCGAAGTCTTGGCTCTCGCACACCGGCGTCGACCGTACGGCCGACTTGCTCCCCTGGCATGGCGACGCCGACGTCGAGCGGCTTTCTCCCGTCGAAGCGTCGTCGCGGTACCTACGGCATCTGCACGAGAATTGGAACGCCGCGTTTCCGAATCATCCGCTCGCCGAGCAGGATGTGGTGGTGACGCTCCCGGCGTCGTTCGACGAGGTGGCCCGACAGCTGACCATAGAGGCGGCCAAACGGGCGGGCCTGCCGCGCATCATTCTGATCGAGGAACCGCAGGCCGCGTTTTACGCGTGGGTGTACCGCAACGCCGTCGACTGGCAGCAGCAGATTACGTCGGGGCAGAAGATTTTGGTGTGCGACGTCGGCGGCGGCACCTCCGACTTCACGCTGATCCGCGTGAGCGCCAACGAGACGACGGGCCACGCGGTCTTCAATCGCATCGCGGTTGGCGAGCATCTCATCCTGGGCGGTGACAATCTCGACCTCGCGCTGGCTCGCTACGTCGAGCAGAAACTTGCCGGCGACGACAAGCTGCCGGCGCATCAGTGGGAAGTGTTGGTGCGCACGGCTCGCCGCGTTAAGGAAACGCTGCTGGGCGAGAACCCGCCCGAGACGATCACGATCAATCTCCCCGCGGCGGGCGCAAAGCTCATCGGCGGCGGGTTGCAGACGGCGGTGACGCGGGCCGAAGTTGAGTCGCTGTTGCTCGATGGCTTTCTGCCGCGCGTGAACTTGACCGACAAGCCGGCGCGGAAGCAGTCGGGCTTTCAAGATTTCGGTTTGCCTTACGCGACCGATCCGGCGATCACTCGCTACTTGGCGGCGTTCTTGTCGGCCCATCGTTTTACCGGCGACGAAACGTTGGGAAGCGATCGGCCAGCGGGCCAAGGGGCAGATCCGGCTCGGCCCGACGTGGTGCTGCTGAACGGCGGGCTCTTCGCGTCGCCCGTGTTGCAGCAACGACTGCTAGAAGTCGTCGCGTCGTGGTTTTCATCGCCAGAGCAGTCTTGGCGCCCCGCGGTGCTCGAAAGTCCGCGGTTGGATTTGGCCGTCGCGCATGGCGCCGCCTACTACGGCATGGTGCGTCGCGGCGAAGGGGTGTCGATCGCGGCGACGCTCGCCCGCAGCTACTACATCGGCGTCGCCAGCGACAAGCCGACCGCGGTTTGCCTGGCGCCCGGCAACGCGGTGGCGGGGCAAGAGTTTGAAATCGAGGGGCTCGACCTGCAGGTGACGCTCGCCGAGCCGGTGGAATTTCCGCTGTATGTCTCGAGCAGCCGACTCGTCGATCCGCCAGGCGCGATCATCGAGGTGAACCGCGAGGAACTGACGCCGCTGCCGCCGATTCGTACCGTGCTGAAGTCTGGCCGCCAGAAAGATCAGCAGCAAGCGAAGGTCCGCTTGCGCGCCCAGCTCTCGGAAATCGGCGTGCTGGAACTTTCGTGTCGCGAGGTCGATGCGAACCGGAGTTGGCGGTTGCAGTTTGATATTCGCTCGACGACGCAAACGGATCTCGCCGCGCACGACACCGCCGGCGAGCGCGAAGGGTTCGTCGACGAGCCGACGCTGGCAGCGTGCCGCGAGCGAATTGCCGGCGTCTTCGCCGAGTCGGGCGGCACGCCGCCGCGGGAGCTGATGCCTGAACTGGTGCGCGCGCTCGAACTCGACAAGCACGAGTGGCCCACCTCGGCGCTGCGGCGCCTTTGGGAAATGTTGATGGAGTTCCAAGCGGGACGCCAGCGATCGCCGGCCCACGAAGCGCGGTGGCTCAACTTGGTCGGCTACTCCCTGCGGCCTGGTTACGGATTCGCCGTCGACGACTGGCGGGTTGCTCAAACCTGGCGGGCGGTCAACGGCAAGATCGCGTTCCCAGCATCGCATGCCGAGACGCTCATTTTGTGGCGGCGGATTGCCGGCGGGCTGAGCCGCGGTCAGCAACTGGGGTTGGCCGAGCCGTTGATCGCGTCTGTTCGCGCGTTGCGGCGTCGCTTCGACGGCGGAGCCGCGCTGGCTGGAACCACGGCGCTCGATCCGGCCGCGACGCTGGAGATTTGGCGGCTGCTGGGCTCGCTGGAGTTGCTGCCTATCAACCTGAAGCTCGAGTTGGGCGACCATATCGTCCATCTTTTGCCGAAGCGCAAGCTCGAGAACGCGCGGCCAACGATGATCTGGGCGTTAGGCCGGCTCGGGCAGCGCGTCCCGTTGAGCGGGCCGTTGAACACGGTGGTTCCCGTGCAGCAGGCGGCGAAGTGGCTCGACGCGATCTTGGCTCGCCCCGAAACGGACCTGCTATCCAATGCGGCTGTGATGCAACTCGCGCGTCGCACGGACGATCGGCACCGCGACGTCGATGCTGCTCGCCGCGCTCGCATCGTCGAGTGGCTGGAGTTCCGAGACGCAGCTGAGCACTTGATTGAACTCGTTCGCACTGGCGGTGCGCTCGATGAGGGCGAGCGGGGCGTCGTGTATGGCGAGTCGATGCCGATTGGGCTGCGCATTCATGAGTGA
- a CDS encoding radical SAM protein, with protein sequence MPSHQLHTRHERRFDSNRFVYPVLSRRSRGISIGVNLNPDKICNFDCIYCQVDRTRQSETRFVEFDALVTELGDMLDFVSSGEIYETEKFRDTPLELRRLNDMAFSGDGEPTTYKNFDELIASCAEVKRVRGLDDVKMVLITNASMFHRPHVQRGLATLDANNGEIWAKLEAGTAEYFKLVDRTPIAFQQILDNIAAAAQVRPLVIQSLFMRVAGEPPTPAELDAFCDRLNEITAAGGRLSLVQIYTVARRPAESFVAPLTDAEVDAIVALVESRTGLKSAAFYGTAGY encoded by the coding sequence ATGCCGTCCCATCAACTCCACACGCGACACGAGCGGCGGTTCGATTCGAACCGCTTCGTCTACCCGGTGCTTAGTCGCCGGTCGCGGGGGATTTCGATCGGGGTGAATCTCAATCCAGACAAGATCTGCAACTTCGATTGCATCTACTGTCAGGTCGATCGGACCCGGCAGAGCGAGACTCGTTTCGTTGAGTTCGACGCCCTGGTGACGGAGCTGGGCGACATGCTCGACTTCGTCTCCTCGGGCGAGATCTACGAGACGGAGAAGTTCCGCGACACGCCGCTCGAACTCCGCCGGCTGAACGACATGGCCTTCTCCGGCGACGGCGAGCCGACGACCTACAAAAACTTCGACGAACTGATCGCCTCGTGCGCGGAAGTAAAACGCGTCCGCGGGCTCGACGACGTGAAGATGGTGCTCATCACGAACGCGAGCATGTTTCATCGGCCCCATGTGCAGCGGGGGCTGGCGACGCTCGACGCGAACAACGGCGAGATTTGGGCCAAGCTCGAAGCGGGGACCGCGGAGTACTTCAAGCTGGTCGATCGGACGCCGATCGCGTTCCAGCAGATTTTGGACAACATTGCCGCCGCGGCCCAGGTGCGGCCGCTCGTGATTCAGTCGCTCTTCATGCGAGTGGCGGGCGAACCGCCGACGCCGGCCGAACTCGATGCCTTTTGCGACCGGCTCAACGAAATCACCGCGGCGGGGGGGCGTTTGAGCCTGGTGCAGATTTACACCGTGGCCCGCCGGCCGGCTGAGAGCTTCGTCGCTCCGCTCACCGATGCCGAGGTCGACGCGATCGTTGCCTTGGTGGAATCCCGCACGGGACTGAAGTCGGCCGCATTCTACGGTACGGCCGGGTATTAG
- a CDS encoding UDP-glucose dehydrogenase family protein: protein MKIAVVGTGYVGLVTGTCFADSGNEVICVDINKAKVDALNRGEIPIYEPGLAELVEHNVEAKRLKFTTDLAAAVKTAEIVYLAVGTPQGADGAANLSALWSVVETLAPHLRTDAVVVTKSTVPVGTCARITSMLREFTGRDCDVASNPEFLKEGAAIEDFMKPDRVVVGVRRQEVADILHQLYEPFLRTEKPFLSMSPESAEMTKYVANALLSTKISFINEMANLCERMGGDINDVRRGIGHDSRIGFAFLFPGVGYGGSCFPKDVRALEAMAIQHGLEPTILRAVDAVNERQKSVIASKIEQHFGAELAGKTIAVWGLAFKPRTDDIREAPALTLIDWLLEKGAKVRVHDPEAMNNVRADYGDKLAYCDMRMDAIDGADALCIMTEWKDYHSPDFAEMYQLLKSPVIFDGRNLYEPDRMRRRGYKYFSIGRPTV from the coding sequence ATGAAGATCGCCGTTGTTGGGACAGGGTACGTGGGCCTCGTGACGGGGACATGCTTTGCCGACAGCGGCAACGAAGTTATTTGCGTCGATATCAACAAAGCCAAGGTCGACGCCCTCAACCGGGGCGAGATTCCGATCTACGAGCCGGGGCTCGCCGAATTGGTCGAGCACAACGTCGAAGCCAAGCGGCTGAAGTTCACCACCGATCTCGCGGCAGCGGTGAAGACGGCCGAAATCGTCTACCTGGCCGTCGGCACGCCGCAGGGCGCCGATGGGGCGGCCAACCTCTCGGCCCTGTGGAGCGTCGTCGAAACGCTCGCCCCGCACCTGCGAACCGACGCGGTCGTCGTGACGAAGAGCACCGTGCCGGTCGGCACCTGTGCGCGGATCACGAGCATGCTCCGCGAGTTCACCGGCCGCGACTGCGACGTGGCGAGCAACCCCGAGTTCCTGAAAGAGGGCGCCGCGATCGAGGACTTCATGAAGCCCGATCGCGTGGTGGTTGGCGTTCGCCGGCAAGAAGTCGCCGACATTTTGCACCAGCTGTACGAGCCATTCCTGCGGACCGAAAAGCCGTTCCTCTCAATGTCGCCGGAGAGTGCGGAGATGACGAAGTACGTCGCCAACGCGCTGCTGTCGACGAAGATCAGCTTCATCAATGAGATGGCGAACCTCTGCGAGCGGATGGGGGGCGACATCAACGACGTCCGCCGGGGCATCGGCCACGACAGTCGCATCGGCTTCGCGTTCCTCTTCCCCGGCGTCGGCTACGGCGGCAGCTGCTTCCCGAAGGACGTCCGGGCGCTTGAAGCGATGGCCATTCAACATGGCTTGGAACCGACGATCCTACGGGCGGTCGACGCGGTGAACGAGCGGCAGAAGTCGGTGATCGCGAGCAAGATTGAGCAGCACTTCGGCGCCGAGCTGGCCGGCAAGACGATCGCCGTCTGGGGCCTGGCGTTCAAGCCGCGGACCGACGATATCCGCGAGGCCCCGGCCCTGACGCTGATCGACTGGCTGCTGGAAAAGGGCGCCAAGGTGCGGGTCCACGACCCCGAGGCGATGAACAACGTGCGGGCCGACTACGGCGATAAGCTGGCGTACTGCGACATGCGGATGGACGCCATCGACGGCGCCGACGCCCTGTGCATCATGACCGAGTGGAAGGACTACCACTCGCCCGACTTCGCGGAGATGTACCAGCTGCTGAAATCGCCGGTGATCTTCGACGGCCGAAACCTGTACGAGCCGGACCGGATGCGTCGCCGGGGGTATAAGTACTTCAGCATCGGCCGGCCGACGGTGTAG
- a CDS encoding aspartyl protease family protein, whose product MSGFRGSLARTLAVIGFAFALAASRASATGVPIDGFLPMVGITLTDEFVDDIDFSPHAATSVGGGYLSQNGSPRFELALLDTGAATSLLTTAADAAFNIDGPYSGEPDGFKGTESIQIGGATGLLDALVSDPLGLYASGLQNRTGGGAALAINTNTLLGQTNTSVATLPVESPLPNILGLTFASQYATRIRNSQPQVFEADGKTVRSPAIDFLPLGSGGSQGITRKAPMSLQGAAPSTPFYQLNFGGIGSGDLDFWENPSSPTVVQGGHFLNVNASNNGTALGTKEFFFDTGASVTVLSELTALQLGIDVQTDTPDFTLEIVGSGGGSGAVPGFFIDQFTVLATGGSVTLSNVPVLVFDVTNPASPGNIVPGIVGTNVFAGRDIIIDPIPSNGGGGSSAGVYISDAVTSQKNWTTAAASASWATGGSWNGGAAPTTLGIANVRNAGSGNQEAVVSASTTAFEANVSGVAGRTMTVRVQTGAKLTTFTGINIEQFGAIHLEGGTLDSQYVEVMGGTLSGSGSIATGSGPIDGQVENRGGIVAPGNGSTTGTISIRGRFANAHDGALNIDVGGTTAGTQYDRLLIDGTVALDGVLNVSLVNLGGGVFTPALGSFFSVIEGTTIGGTFSTLNMPTLPSGRMWAVDYEETAVKLKVTLPGDFDGDWSVDADDLALWKTGYGTTYNGNDLLQWQRYFGQSIAGAIAAVPEPTTGGLMLVAALGLAAVRRRRGV is encoded by the coding sequence ATGTCAGGATTCCGTGGCTCGTTGGCCCGCACGCTAGCGGTCATTGGCTTTGCATTCGCTCTCGCCGCATCTCGCGCGAGCGCGACCGGCGTGCCGATCGACGGCTTCTTGCCGATGGTCGGCATCACGCTGACCGACGAATTCGTCGACGACATCGACTTTTCCCCGCACGCGGCGACTTCGGTGGGAGGGGGGTACCTCAGCCAGAACGGCTCGCCGCGGTTCGAACTTGCGCTGCTCGACACGGGCGCCGCCACGTCGTTGCTGACGACCGCCGCCGACGCCGCGTTCAACATCGACGGCCCCTACTCAGGCGAGCCAGATGGATTTAAAGGGACTGAGTCCATTCAAATCGGCGGCGCCACGGGCTTGCTCGACGCCCTCGTGAGCGATCCGCTCGGTCTGTATGCCTCCGGGCTGCAGAATCGTACGGGTGGAGGCGCGGCGCTCGCGATCAATACGAACACCTTGCTCGGGCAGACGAACACCTCGGTGGCGACGCTGCCGGTCGAGTCGCCGCTGCCGAACATCCTCGGGCTGACGTTCGCCAGTCAGTACGCTACGCGAATCCGCAACAGCCAGCCGCAGGTCTTCGAAGCGGACGGCAAGACGGTGCGCAGTCCGGCGATCGACTTTTTGCCGCTTGGCTCAGGCGGTTCGCAGGGCATCACGCGGAAGGCGCCGATGAGCCTGCAAGGCGCCGCGCCGTCAACGCCGTTCTACCAGTTGAACTTTGGGGGCATCGGCAGCGGAGATCTCGACTTTTGGGAAAATCCTTCATCGCCTACGGTTGTGCAAGGCGGCCACTTTCTCAACGTGAACGCGTCGAACAACGGGACCGCGCTTGGTACGAAGGAGTTTTTTTTCGATACCGGCGCCAGCGTGACGGTGCTCTCTGAGCTCACGGCCTTACAGCTCGGTATCGACGTGCAGACCGACACGCCCGACTTCACGTTAGAGATCGTTGGCTCGGGTGGCGGCTCGGGCGCCGTGCCGGGATTCTTTATAGATCAATTCACGGTGCTGGCGACCGGCGGCAGCGTCACGCTGTCGAACGTCCCGGTGTTGGTGTTCGACGTCACCAATCCCGCGAGCCCGGGCAATATCGTGCCAGGCATCGTCGGGACGAATGTTTTCGCCGGGCGCGACATCATCATTGATCCCATTCCCTCAAACGGCGGCGGCGGATCGAGCGCCGGCGTCTACATTAGCGATGCGGTGACGTCGCAGAAGAATTGGACGACCGCAGCCGCCAGCGCGTCGTGGGCCACCGGCGGAAGTTGGAACGGCGGGGCCGCTCCGACGACGCTAGGCATCGCGAACGTGCGGAACGCCGGCAGCGGCAACCAAGAAGCCGTTGTATCGGCGTCGACCACCGCCTTCGAAGCCAACGTCTCCGGCGTCGCGGGGCGGACGATGACGGTTCGCGTGCAGACCGGCGCCAAGCTCACGACGTTCACCGGCATCAACATCGAGCAGTTCGGCGCGATTCATCTCGAAGGCGGAACGCTTGACTCTCAATACGTCGAAGTGATGGGGGGCACGCTCAGCGGCAGCGGCAGCATCGCCACCGGCAGCGGGCCGATCGACGGCCAAGTCGAGAATCGCGGCGGGATCGTCGCTCCCGGCAACGGCTCGACAACGGGGACGATTTCGATTCGCGGACGCTTCGCCAATGCTCACGACGGCGCCCTCAACATCGACGTCGGCGGCACGACGGCCGGAACGCAGTACGATCGGCTGCTGATCGACGGCACCGTGGCGCTCGACGGCGTGCTCAACGTCTCGCTGGTCAACCTCGGCGGCGGAGTCTTCACTCCAGCGCTCGGCAGTTTCTTTTCAGTCATCGAAGGGACGACGATCGGCGGTACGTTCTCGACGCTCAACATGCCAACGCTGCCGAGCGGACGGATGTGGGCCGTCGATTACGAAGAGACCGCCGTCAAATTGAAGGTGACGCTGCCCGGCGACTTCGACGGCGATTGGAGCGTCGACGCCGACGATCTCGCGTTGTGGAAGACGGGCTACGGCACGACTTACAACGGCAATGATTTGCTGCAGTGGCAGCGATACTTTGGGCAGAGCATCGCGGGCGCCATTGCCGCAGTGCCGGAGCCGACGACGGGCGGGCTGATGCTCGTGGCTGCGTTGGGCTTGGCGGCAGTACGCCGGCGTCGTGGCGTTTAA
- a CDS encoding TadE family protein yields MPRRTARNSKLATHPVGATAVEFAIVAPIFFTLVLASLEFGRVNMIRHTADQAAYEAARHAMVPGATAAEATAKATSMLKIVGARDAKIKVVGPTDDTVTVTIDIPMLNNGWITPKFSKTKTIHATSTLKTERPID; encoded by the coding sequence ATGCCCCGCCGTACCGCCCGCAACTCGAAACTCGCGACTCACCCCGTCGGCGCGACTGCCGTCGAGTTTGCGATCGTTGCACCGATCTTCTTCACGCTCGTGCTCGCCAGTCTGGAGTTCGGGCGGGTGAACATGATTCGCCACACTGCGGATCAAGCGGCCTACGAAGCGGCTCGGCATGCCATGGTGCCGGGCGCCACCGCGGCCGAAGCGACCGCCAAGGCCACTTCAATGCTCAAGATCGTCGGCGCCCGCGACGCCAAGATCAAAGTCGTCGGCCCGACGGACGACACCGTGACGGTGACCATCGATATACCGATGCTCAACAACGGCTGGATTACGCCCAAGTTCTCGAAGACAAAAACGATCCACGCCACGAGCACGCTCAAGACCGAACGCCCGATCGACTAG
- a CDS encoding vWA domain-containing protein — MLPLIAICLPLFIIAAAFAVDVAYMQLTRTELRTATDAAARAGAKTLSMSQSQTEAKAAAVAAAAKNKVAGVGLKLTNDQIEIGKGAQSSSTSRFKFTVGGTQPNAVRVTGRRTASSAAGPVGLLLGRVLGVSTFQPVHIAASTQLDRDICLVVDRSGSMMWTLNGSTVPGGNACSVPNMTKSRWGSLYTAVNAFLEELDGTLQEEQCGLVSYSSKDTSCSFTCNVSDINAELGFNYQPIRNQMNTLSSRAVKGNTAIGSGIDNGVKVLTSAKVRPFAVRTMVLMTDGLHNSGGDPVVAAQKAALQNITINTVTFSSEADITRMEKVAAATGGKHFHAADAAALEAIFREIASTLPVMLTE; from the coding sequence ATGTTGCCGTTGATCGCGATCTGCCTGCCGCTGTTCATCATTGCGGCCGCCTTCGCCGTTGACGTGGCCTACATGCAGTTGACGCGGACTGAACTCCGCACGGCGACCGACGCCGCCGCGCGCGCCGGCGCCAAGACGCTGAGCATGTCGCAAAGCCAAACGGAGGCGAAAGCCGCCGCCGTCGCCGCCGCCGCCAAGAACAAAGTCGCCGGCGTGGGGCTAAAGCTCACCAACGATCAAATCGAAATTGGCAAGGGCGCCCAATCGAGCAGCACCTCGCGGTTTAAATTCACCGTCGGCGGGACGCAGCCGAACGCCGTTCGCGTTACTGGCCGCCGCACCGCCTCCTCCGCCGCCGGGCCCGTCGGGCTGTTGCTCGGTCGCGTGCTCGGCGTCTCGACATTCCAACCAGTGCATATCGCCGCGTCGACGCAGCTCGACCGCGACATTTGCCTCGTCGTCGACCGTTCTGGCTCGATGATGTGGACGCTCAACGGTTCGACGGTTCCGGGCGGCAACGCCTGCAGCGTCCCGAACATGACGAAGAGTCGGTGGGGGTCGTTGTACACGGCCGTCAATGCGTTCCTCGAGGAACTCGACGGCACGCTCCAGGAAGAGCAGTGCGGTCTGGTTAGCTACTCGAGCAAAGACACGTCTTGCAGCTTCACCTGCAATGTCTCCGACATCAACGCGGAACTCGGCTTCAACTATCAGCCGATCCGCAACCAAATGAACACGCTGAGCAGCCGCGCCGTCAAAGGCAACACGGCCATCGGCTCGGGCATCGACAACGGCGTCAAGGTGCTCACGAGCGCCAAAGTCCGGCCGTTCGCCGTTCGCACGATGGTGCTGATGACCGACGGCCTGCACAACTCGGGCGGCGACCCAGTCGTCGCGGCCCAGAAGGCGGCACTGCAGAACATTACGATCAACACGGTAACGTTTAGCAGCGAAGCCGACATCACCCGCATGGAGAAGGTCGCCGCAGCCACCGGCGGCAAGCACTTCCACGCCGCCGACGCTGCCGCATTGGAAGCAATCTTCCGCGAGATCGCTTCGACGCTACCGGTGATGCTGACGGAGTAG
- a CDS encoding TadE/TadG family type IV pilus assembly protein: MRRRPSLHHCRDSRRAVAASELAVCLPILVLMVLAMIECCTMIFLKQSLTVAAYEGIRTAIEPVSTTANVQASCNAVLTDRRVVGATITINPVNFQALTRGQYITVTVSAPAAKNSVIPGSFFRGKTLTGTATMMKEF; encoded by the coding sequence ATGCGACGGCGCCCCAGCCTCCACCACTGCCGCGATTCGCGTCGCGCCGTCGCGGCGAGCGAGTTGGCCGTTTGCTTGCCGATTCTCGTGTTGATGGTGCTCGCGATGATCGAGTGCTGCACGATGATCTTCCTCAAGCAGTCGCTGACGGTCGCCGCCTACGAGGGCATCCGCACCGCCATCGAACCGGTGTCGACGACCGCGAACGTGCAGGCCTCGTGCAACGCGGTCCTGACCGACCGACGCGTCGTCGGCGCCACCATCACGATCAACCCGGTGAACTTTCAAGCTCTCACGCGTGGGCAGTACATCACGGTCACCGTTTCGGCGCCGGCGGCGAAGAACTCGGTGATTCCGGGCAGTTTTTTCCGCGGCAAGACGCTCACTGGCACGGCCACGATGATGAAAGAGTTTTAG